The Pseudomonas sp. FP198 genomic interval ACGTGCACCGTATGGCTGAAGCCAACAAGGCTTTCTCGCACTACCGCTTCTAATTTTAGCGTCACTCAATTTGCGAGGGCTTTATGGCTCGTACTACACCGATTAATCGCTACCGTAACATCGGTATCGTTGCTCACGTGGATGCTGGTAAGACCACCACCACCGAGCGCGTCCTTTTTTACACCGGCAAAAGTCACAAAATGGGCGAGGTGCATGACGGCGCCGCGACCACAGACTGGATGGTGCAGGAGCAGGAGCGTGGTATTACCATTACTTCTGCTGCTATCACCGCCTTCTGGAAAGGTTCCGAGAAGCAGTACCCGCACGAGCATCGCTTCAACGTTATCGATACCCCGGGCCACGTAGACTTCACCATTGAAGTTGAGCGTTCCCTGCGTGTACTCGACGGCGCGGTCGTTGTGTTCTGCGGTACTTCGGGTGTTGAGCCTCAGTCGGAAACCGTATGGCGTCAGGCCAACAAATACGGCGTTCCACGTCTTGTTTACGTAAACAAGATGGACCGTGCTGGTGCCAACTTCCTGCGCGTGATCGGTCAGATCAAGCAGCGTCTGGGCCACACTCCGGTGCCTATCCAGCTCGCTATCGGTTCGGAAGACAACTTCCAGGGCCAGATCGACCTGATCAACATGCAAGCTGTCTACTGGAACGATTCCGACAAGGGCATGGTTCCCGTTCGCAAGGACATTCCTGCTGAATTGCTGGAAGAAGCCGAGAAGTGGCGCGGCAACATGGTCGAGGCTGCGGCCGAAGCCAACGAAGAACTGATGAACAAGTACCTCGAGGGTGAAGAACTCACCAACGAGGAAATCAAGGCCGCTCTGCGTCAGCGTACTATCGCTGGTGAGATCGTTCTGGCTGTTTGTGGTTCTTCCTTCAAGAACAAGGGTGTTCCCCTGGTTCTCGACGCCGTGATCGACTTCCTGCCTGCTCCAACCGACATTCCTGCTATCAAGGGTTCCAACCCTGATAACGAGGAAGAGGAAATGGAGCGTCACGCAAGTGATGACGAGCCGTTCGCGGCCTTGGCATTCAAGATCGCTACCGACCCATTCGTGGGTACTTTGACCTTTGTCCGGGTTTACTCGGGCGTGTTGGCCTCCGGCGACGGCGTGATCAACTCGGTAAAAGGCAAGAAAGAGCGTGTGGGTCGTATGGTGCAGATGCACGCAAACGCCCGTGAAGAAATCAAGGAAGTACGCGCTGGTGACATCGCGGCCTTGATCGGCATGAAGGACGTCACCACTGGCGAAACCTTGTGCAACGCTGACAAGCCAATCATCCTGGTTCGCATGGACTTCCCGGAGCCGGTTATTTCGGTAGCGGTTGAGCCCAAGACCAAGGATGACCAGGAAAAAATGGGTATCGCTCTGGGCAAACTTGCTCAGGAAGACCCGTCTTTCCGTGTCAAGACTGATGAAGAGACTGGTCAGACGATCATCTCCGGCATGGGCGAGCTGCACCTGGACATCCTGGTTGACCGGATGCGCCGTGAGTTCAACGTCGAAGCCAACATCGGTAAGCCTCAGGTTTCCTATCGTGAGCGCATCACGAAGAACTGTGAAATCGAAGGCAAGTTCGTTCGCCAATCCGGCGGTCGTGGCCAGTTCGGTCACTGCTGGATCCGTTTTGCTCCTGCTGACGAAGGTCAGGAAGGTCTGCAATTCGTGAACGAAGTCGTAGGTGGTGTGGTTCCTAAGGAATACATCCCGGCGATCCAGAAGGGTATCGAAGAGCAGATGAAGAACGGCGTTGTTGCCGGCTATCCGCTGATCGGCCTGAAGGCAAC includes:
- the fusA gene encoding elongation factor G, coding for MARTTPINRYRNIGIVAHVDAGKTTTTERVLFYTGKSHKMGEVHDGAATTDWMVQEQERGITITSAAITAFWKGSEKQYPHEHRFNVIDTPGHVDFTIEVERSLRVLDGAVVVFCGTSGVEPQSETVWRQANKYGVPRLVYVNKMDRAGANFLRVIGQIKQRLGHTPVPIQLAIGSEDNFQGQIDLINMQAVYWNDSDKGMVPVRKDIPAELLEEAEKWRGNMVEAAAEANEELMNKYLEGEELTNEEIKAALRQRTIAGEIVLAVCGSSFKNKGVPLVLDAVIDFLPAPTDIPAIKGSNPDNEEEEMERHASDDEPFAALAFKIATDPFVGTLTFVRVYSGVLASGDGVINSVKGKKERVGRMVQMHANAREEIKEVRAGDIAALIGMKDVTTGETLCNADKPIILVRMDFPEPVISVAVEPKTKDDQEKMGIALGKLAQEDPSFRVKTDEETGQTIISGMGELHLDILVDRMRREFNVEANIGKPQVSYRERITKNCEIEGKFVRQSGGRGQFGHCWIRFAPADEGQEGLQFVNEVVGGVVPKEYIPAIQKGIEEQMKNGVVAGYPLIGLKATVFDGSYHDVDSNEMAFKVAASMATKQLAQKGGGELLEPIMAVEVVTPEDYMGDVMGDLNRRRGMILGMEDTVSGKVIRAEVPLGEMFGYATDVRSMSQGRASYSMEFKKYNTAPSHIVETVTKKQG